The proteins below are encoded in one region of Phaeodactylum tricornutum CCAP 1055/1 chromosome 3, complete sequence:
- a CDS encoding predicted protein — MGTGSFRYYLLLSVVLAKACVSRSFGLVQNSYRIVGIPGAGTQLLPESYIKGIRRWTLDDSGNDLVVVPNSPGLTNPKRDLQGQRIQIRPTLDVLVKSGVPSYVMAGLQVRHEKADEEDQSSQALEPPLTAEQWTTFAMAVDPSFRIAVYMGPSDGTDDRVAMADHDLIQHALERLGLFLSQATEELSGGFHIVALPLEVSWTRCSVNSVDDILTCLATAEPDARELLTLDQGLVEMTASSVLQVTLSDL; from the coding sequence ATGGGTACCGGATCCTTTCGATACTACCTGCTTCTCAGTGTCGTCCTGGCGAAGGCCTGCGTATCTCGCTCTTTTGGTCTTGTCCAGAACAGCTACCGAATCGTTGGGATACCAGGTGCCGGGACACAGCTACTACCAGAATCATACATTAAAGGGATCCGGCGATGGACGCTCGATGACTCGGGAAACGACTTGGTTGTAGTGCCGAATAGCCCTGGTTTGACGAACCCGAAAAGAGATTTGCAAGGTCAGCGGATACAAATTAGGCCCACGCTGGACGTTCTAGTGAAAAGCGGTGTGCCATCATACGTCATGGCTGGTCTACAAGTGCGGCACGAAAAGGCTGACGAGGAGGATCAATCGAGTCAAGCGCTGGAGCCTCCCTTGACGGCGGAGCAATGGACCACATTTGCCATGGCTGTCGATCCAAGCTTTCGTATCGCTGTGTACATGGGACCTTCGGATGGAACCGACGACCGAGTTGCGATGGCTGATCACGATCTAATCCAACATGCTCTGGAAAGATTGGGGCTCTTTTTGTCACAGGCCACCGAAGAGCTCTCGGGTGGCTTTCACATTGTCGCGTTGCCTTTGGAGGTCTCTTGGACGCGGTGTAGTGTCAATTCTGTAGACGACATTTTAACGTGTCTGGCCACGGCCGAACCTGATGCTCGTGAATTGTTAACACTGGATCAGGGCCTGGTAGAAATGACGGCGTCGTCAGTGTTGCAGGTGACACTTTCTGATTTGTGA
- a CDS encoding predicted protein encodes MESNNTSNTTIHLIGTSATILNTENSECGACYGVAAVSAWARNVVSESPVIVLPLLDRYTQFVEMHPLKLSVNTHVFNVLLGWGVFLSKASLLSLDATQSGIRSLQSRSMPLLLTNAIVSPISSWHEYSRAVHLDAETKLAVLSIVPASAESSSRVDSISSVLGILRYVAKLSRESGCNPSTSLYDSYLDRSHVAMEAPSCWIPVVWYCDPDPAHFEFFLQTVTESEYAPAAIVDTESNSAGFLSPRQYGSKGTWVLSYKADPQLFTLHSFVLDEDRKTILNFTTQNENILDLPENFRDEIYLKHVTDLEDLAAQAIANNPILGSSTSMPAPVEGDFYRCIVGECELGNLFSDALRWYTGADVAFLAGDGFRGSGWPEGFVRVSDLWEASRFPYTECTGTMSGISLFQLLNYSTSSASLNGFNIDGGEFLQTSGMRVTYNPQLSGSRLIAIEVWDQNVARYEPLERLRMYRFATDSNLCQKKNPFPNFLGPNFAVEGEIQGAVGDESQQNIVGQYLAQLDLPYEASLFNRLRNNVSSLKTLNLVQVAEECPTGTYWITERQTCFDCPDSTRVAFSEKEFQYQIPHSMNVPLESRVLLLNEAPFAVSVGPSSIPSWVSFTRFYLNSTIPIDPPSNGKRAVLQSGGSLTIDFTVRSRGLSSGTALGTVSFGVHVGGAYPGCDGQEATFDILIRVAPPLELNQLGNIRYIGLGLSAIILFTAAGFALWVRRSRETRIVKTMQPLFLVTICCGVFVLGAVLVPLSIDDEIVSNQGCDIACISMPWLASIGFTVTFSALFSKLWRINKLFQCQHFRRTKVEEKDVLAPFAVLFTLNLTILVSWTVVDPLKWSRAPVNGEFWNTHGECSGSSKTTTTLFLVLICLVNAGAFSLACWQAYRARKISDEFSESKNLGMAIFCWAQLLAVGCPVLFLINSNDPVARFFLLAVILFATCMSMLMFIFVPLTLQSWRDKRDGGRRRSSVQISGVMSAGISGVSLVSRSHSLSEKKASSQETKSSNMSGVTAPGPSAILCNNRILKDDLEIDVEAVSNHNSFSQRASVGDDNASIDESACGLADSVIPAVVQEASIKSDASKSFDVQESLLLSEKKLRFAPGM; translated from the coding sequence ATGGAATCCAATAATACAAGCAACACAACGATCCATTTGATTGGGACTAGCGCGACTATACTCAATACAGAGAACTCGGAGTGCGGAGCCTGTTACGGTGTTGCGGCGGTCTCAGCTTGGGCTCGCAATGTTGTCTCCGAAAGCCCCGTTATAGTACTGCCCCTCCTGGATCGGTACACACAGTTTGTAGAGATGCATCCACTTAAATTGAGTGTGAATACGCATGTGTTCAACGTTCTTTTGGGGTGGGGCGTTTTCCTATCGAAAGCTTCTCTTCTATCGCTTGACGCTACACAGAGTGGCATTCGAAGTTTGCAATCAAGAAGCATGCCGCTGCTGTTGACAAATGCGATTGTATCTCCCATAAGCTCATGGCACGAATATTCAAGGGCAGTTCATCTTGACGCGGAAACAAAACTTGCCGTCCTGTCAATTGTGCCGGCCTCAGCGGAATCTTCTTCGCGTGTGGATTCAATTTCTTCGGTCTTGGGCATTCTCCGCTACGTTGCGAAGCTTAGTCGCGAGTCGGGTTGCAACCCGTCCACGAGCTTGTATGACTCGTACTTGGACCGCAGCCATGTCGCTATGGAAGCACCGTCTTGTTGGATTCCGGTTGTCTGGTATTGCGATCCAGACCCAGCTCATTTTGAATTTTTCTTACAAACAGTTACGGAAAGCGAATACGCTCCTGCTGCTATTGTGGATACTGAGAGCAACAGTGCCGGGTTTTTATCTCCGCGGCAATACGGAAGCAAAGGTACCTGGGTATTAAGTTATAAGGCTGACCCCCAGCTTTTCACGCTTCACAGCTTCGTCCTCGATGAAGACCGGAAAACTATATTGAATTTTACAACCCAGAACGAAAACATTTTGGATCTTCCCGAAAATTTCAGAGACGAGATTTACCTGAAGCATGTaaccgatttggaagaccttGCTGCACAAGCCATCGCGAATAATCCTATCCTGGGAAGTAGTACATCCATGCCGGCCCCAGTTGAAGGAGACTTTTATCGATGTATAGTTGGAGAATGTGAATTAGGTAATCTATTTTCAGACGCACTTCGCTGGTACACAGGAGCTGATGTCGCTTTTCTCGCAGGTGATGGTTTCCGTGGATCGGGCTGGCCGGAGGGATTTGTTCGGGTGTCCGACCTTTGGGAGGCTTCCCGTTTCCCGTACACGGAATGTACTGGAACGATGAGCGGTATCTCCTTGTTTCAATTGTTAAATTATTCGACCAGTTCGGCGTCACTGAATGGGTTCAACATCGACGGAGGTGAATTTCTTCAGACTTCGGGTATGCGTGTCACTTATAATCCACAGTTGTCTGGGTCTCGCCTGATTGCTATCGAAGTCTGGGACCAAAATGTAGCTAGATACGAGCCACTGGAACGGCTGCGTATGTACCGATTTGCCACCGATAGTAACCTTTGCCAGAAAAAGAATCCTTTCCCTAATTTCCTCGGTCCGAATTTTGCTGTAGAAGGTGAGATTCAGGGCGCAGTGGGAGATGAGTCGCAGCAAAACATTGTTGGTCAATACCTGGCGCAGCTCGATTTACCATACGAAGCGTCCCTTTTTAATCGCTTGCGCAATAATGTGTCCTCACTGAAGACTTTGAATCTGGTTCAAGTTGCCGAGGAATGCCCCACTGGAACGTATTGGATTACTGAGAGACAAACATGTTTTGACTGCCCGGACTCGACTCGTGTTGCTTTTTCGGAAAAAGAATTTCAATACCAAATTCCTCATAGCATGAATGTACCGTTGGAAAGTCGAGTCCTATTACTAAATGAAGCGCCCTTTGCAGTTTCTGTTGGACCAAGTTCGATACCATCGTGGGTTTCTTTCACGAGGTTCTACTTGAACTCAACGATTCCGATTGATCCTCCGTCGAATGGAAAAAGGGCAGTTTTGCAGTCTGGCGGGTCTCTTACAATCGACTTTACGGTTAGATCCCGGGGGTTGTCGTCAGGGACGGCGTTGGGTACAGTGTCTTTTGGAGTACACGTTGGAGGTGCCTATCCCGGGTGCGACGGCCAAGAAGCGACCTTTGACATTTTGATTCGTGTAGCACCACCCCTGGAGCTCAATCAGCTAGGAAATATCAGGTACATCGGATTAGGGCTGTCCGCTATCATCTTGTTTACGGCAGCTGGATTTGCGCTTTGGGTTAGACGCTCTCGCGAGACGCGTATTGTCAAGACTATGCAACCGTTGTTCCTTGTCACAATTTGCTGtggtgtttttgttttgggAGCCGTTCTCGTTCCACTCAGTATTGACGACGAGATAGTTTCAAACCAGGGGTGCGACATTGCATGCATCTCGATGCCGTGGCTCGCTAGTATTGGATTCACGGTAACGTTTTCTGCTTTGTTTTCGAAGCTGTGGCGAATCAACAAGCTGTTTCAATGCCAACACTTTCGCCGCACCAAAGTCGAAGAAAAGGATGTTCTTGCACCATTCGCCGTCCTTTTTACGCTTAATCTTACGATTCTCGTATCTTGGACCGTTGTTGATCCTCTAAAGTGGAGCCGAGCGCCCGTTAATGGAGAGTTTTGGAACACGCATGGCGAGTGCAGTGGTTCGAGTAAAACGACAACCACACTTTTCTTGGTTCTTATTTGCTTGGTGAACGCCGGTGCTTTTTCCCTAGCTTGTTGGCAAGCATACCGAGCTCGCAAAATTAGTGATGAATTCAGCGAAAGCAAGAATCTTGGCATGGCAATCTTCTGCTGGGCCCAGCTACTCGCTGTAGGTTGTCCCGTCCTATTCTTGATCAACTCTAACGACCCGGTTGCAcgctttttccttttggcaGTCATTTTGTTCGCTACCTGCATGTCCATGCTGATGTTTATTTTTGTGCCCTTGACTCTACAAAGCTGGCGTGATAAACGCGACGGTGGTCGCCGGCGAAGTTCGGTTCAGATTTCGGGTGTCATGTCGGCAGGAATATCCGGTGTGTCACTGGTGTCCAGGTCGCACAGTTTGTCAGAAAAAAAGGCATCGTCACAGGAAACCAAATCATCAAATATGTCCGGTGTTACAGCTCCTGGCCCTTCGGCGATTCTTTGCAACAACCGTATTCTGAAGGACGACCTGGAAATTGACGTCGAAGCTGTTTCCAATCACAACTCTTTCTCTCAACGCGCCTCCGTTGGAGATGACAATGCCAGCATAGATGAATCAGCTTGTGGGTTGGCAGACAGTGTCATTCCAGCGGTGGTCCAAGAGGCTTCTATCAAAAGCGACGCCAGCAAGTCTTTTGATGTCCAAGAATCTCTTTTGCTATCAGAGAAAAAATTGCGCTTTGCTCCGGGAATGTAG
- a CDS encoding predicted protein, translated as MATKIAVEGSPEGTEDSIDDGSVDGKAESDVEGLVDGAFEGSKDGRADGVDVGMLEGAKEDSVEGLVDGALEGSKDGRADGVDVGMLEGAKEGSVEGLVDGALEGSKDGRADGVDVGMLEGAKEDSVEGLVDGALEGSKDGRADGVDVGMLEGAKEGSIEGLVDGAFEGSKDRRTDGVDVGMLEGANEDSVEGLVDGTLEGLKDGRTDGTDVGMLEGVDGNMEVVDNGFEDGVVAISTCSLASVG; from the exons ATGGCAACAAAG ATTGCAGTCGAAGGTTCACCCGAGGGTACTGAAGACAGTATTGATGATGGATCTGTTGATGGCAAAGCAGAAAGCGATGTTGAAGGGCTCGTCGACGGTGCCTTTGAAGGCTCCAAGGACGGGAGAGCCGACGGTGTTGATGTGGGAATGCTAGAAGGAGCAAAAGAGGATTCTGTTGAAGGGCTCGTCGACGGTGCCCTCGAAGGCTCCAAGGACGGGAGAGCCGACGGTGTTGATGTGGGAATGCTTGAAGGAGCAAAGGAGGGTTCTGTTGAAGGGCTCGTCGACGGTGCCCTCGAAGGCTCCAAGGACGGGAGAGCCGACGGTGTTGATGTGGGAATGCTTGAAGGAGCAAAAGAGGATTCTGTTGAAGGGCTCGTCGACGGTGCCCTCGAAGGCTCCAAGGACGGGAGAGCCGACGGTGTTGATGTGGGAATGCTTGAAGGAGCAAAGGAGGGTTCTATTGAAGGGCTCGTCGACGGTGCCTTTGAAGGCTCTAAGGACAGGAGAACCGACGGCGTTGATGTGGGAATGCTAGAAGGAGCAAACGAGGATTCTGTTGAAGGGCTCGTCGACGGTACCCTTGAAGGCCTCAAGGACGGGAGAACCGACGGCACTGATGTGGGAATGCTAGAAGGCGTAGACGGAAACATGGAAGTAGTCGACAACGGATTTGAGGATGGCGTTGTTGCGATAAGCACCTGCTCACTTGCCTCAGTTGGGTAA
- a CDS encoding predicted protein, with amino-acid sequence MTTHGKSLGKNRRLLHLLPAGSLKSTIFDNLIASLNWTALSPREDTGSKSNLTTSWNMKRSHCMTSIFQVDGKQLKDTVPYQEFDKEATGNKKWMGMGVVVGIVAAAFGLILHPFESTMTEVVQEMALQAAQHAVVSVLTAMATSVGAGIVGPVTEAIARDLTGMQTGIVVEIVAMAKVMVSMGVVISNKATLLTIFQPQHS; translated from the exons ATGACAACTCACGGCAAAAGCTTGGGGAAAAATCGGAGGCTTTTG CATTTGCTGCCGGCCGGCTCATTAAAAAGCACCATATTTGACAACTTGATTGCTTCTTTGAATTGGACCGCTTTGTCTCCCCGAGAAGATACAGGGAGCAAAAGCAACTTGACAACCAGTTGGAATATGAAAAGGTCACATTGCATGACAAGTATTTTTCAAGTTGACGGCAAACAATTAAAAGATACAGTACCTTATCAGGAATTTGACAAGGAGGCTACAGGAAACAAGAAATGGATGGGCATGGgagttgttgttggcattgTTGCAGCAGCCTTTGGCTTAATACTACACCCTTTTGAAAGCACAATGACAGA AGTGGTTCAAGAAATGGCGTTACAGGCTGCTCAACATGCTGTGGTGTCAGTTTTGACAGCAATGGCTACATCAGTGGGTGCGGGTATAGTTGGACCTGTCACTGAAGCCATTGCTAGGGATTTGACAGGGATGCAGACGGGAATTGTTGTGGAAATTGTTGCCATGGCTAAGGTAATGGTTTCCATGGGTGTTGTGATTTCAAACAAGGCCACTCTTTTGACAATTTTTCAGCCGCAACATTCCTAA
- a CDS encoding predicted protein, translating to MNTFVAVSNSGDGNRVMTSPDGDIWTSRESASNNWWSSVAFGMGTFVAVAKTGFGNRVMTSTNGIDWESQTSVPNHEWNCVTYGGDLFVAVATNRIMTSPDSVSWTLRTSPNFKAWSSVTYGDGVFVAVAEALGDEAMYSRDGINWRTGSTAKGYAWSSVTFGDGMFVAVSSTEAMDNVMTGMESSG from the coding sequence ATGAACACCTTTGTTGCGGTTTCCAATTCTGGCGACGGAAACCGTGTCATGACCAGCCCCGATGGCGATATCTGGACAAGTCGCGAGAGTGCATCAAACAACTGGTGGAGTAGTGTCGCCTTTGGAATGGGGACATTTGTTGCAGTTGCTAAAACTGGGTTTGGGAACAGAGTCATGACTAGCACTAACGGCATTGACTGGGAAAGTCAAACAAGTGTACCAAATCATGAATGGAATTGCGTCACCTATGGTGGTGACCTGTTTGTCGCAGTTGCAACAAACCGTATAATGACAAGCCCTGATAGCGTATCTTGGACACTTCGAACAAGCCCAAACTTCAAAGCCTGGTCTAGTGTCACGTACGGTGATGGAGTGTTTGTGGCTGTTGCTGAAGCCCTTGGTGACGAAGCGATGTACAGTCGTGACGGCATTAATTGGAGGACGGGATCGACAGCAAAAGGTTATGCTTGGTCTAGTGTGACATTTGGCGACGGAATGTTTGTCGCGGTTTCTTCCACCGAGGCAATGGATAACGTCATGACGGGGATGGAAAGTTCGGGTTGA
- a CDS encoding predicted protein, giving the protein MTTIHIIDSWADLLGGITLSDCRNVTDPSCVGGVANVAAFARHLTRSGASVTDSPSGGTAEDIEEPYIVTPRLDRYSPFVQMHPLGWSVNRLIFVEVLQWKFFISSPALLYLSSTARGSTNGSSTISTNSSLMSDLQTDELPFLLTNVAVPPENDWYPYTKAIYFDETTHLAFLSVADSDEPLNAPQIESATGALNYIARLNKESDCDAFVDDGGGTAVALGSSWDNRTCWIPVVAFGDSENRWNNFLLAMTALENPPSLIMDIEGHDARFFTPQKYNQTWVSSYKMNSTTYRQQSIVLAEDSRTIVSVTATAIPLNELPDEFKDNIYTSHVTRMYELGQEAANKDPIVGTSTFMPIARIDQYRRCMGGECEIGNLFTDALRWYSSADVAFVSSGGLRGQGWPEGVVQMSNLWESLPFPNTLCSGTMTGVSLFKLFNYSTSVANFEVKETVSGGQLLQVSGARLRYNTKLPQGASRMVRLEIWDKNANQYAPVQRLQLYKFATDNFLCETNIPYPELLGQNFYIDGEVPGVVRDDLHQNIVADYLTQLNTTYQATIEGRLINDTTVLDAMNLVQIEGGCGQGTYWVFTQQSCKVCPNTDQVYFGKKELEFASESGSSKPVEGRFEILNNAGFPVSVGPRSFPFWVTLTVFLCNGTIPIDPIPAGVTRVLQSGEKLTVGLSISSEQLEAGTAVATGSFSVVDGGSFPGCIGNEISFDILVRVDPSRELNQIGGIRWVGWSLFMVLVFSAMFFYTWVCQHERIAVVRAMHRLFLNTVCLGIVVLGSVLIPVGFDDGAFSENICNSACASIPWISAAGLSTIFAAMYRKLGSIVGKNEDAREFRGRRVVLTFAVFFGLNASILVPWSILAPLHWDRTPLVQEEWKSYGRCSTSDTSSLAFVVMAGVLNVSGFVLICRLAYKAQQIQDRRDQFDQAKSISLALYSWIQLAVVGIPVLSLISAETTRARYFMIVALIFALCISMLLSLFIPMQMQKTMQSVRTLSLGSRFLSSFRSR; this is encoded by the coding sequence ATGACAACAATCCACATTATTGATAGCTGGGCCGATCTTCTTGGAGGAATCACGCTATCGGATTGTCGCAACGTCACTGACCCATCCTGTGTCGGCGGGGTTGCGAATGTTGCCGCCTTTGCGCGGCACTTGACCCGGAGCGGGGCGAGCGTTACCGACAGTCCGAGCGGTGGGACTGCGGAAGATATTGAGGAACCGTACATAGTGACGCCGCGGCTCGATCGGTACTCGCCATTCGTGCAAATGCATCCACTTGGATGGAGTGTGAACCGGTTGATCTTTGTTGAAGTATTGCAATGGAAATTCTTTATCTCGAGTCCCGCCTTGTTGTATTTAAGCAGCACTGCTCGTGGGAGCACTAACGGTAGCAGCACGATTTCGACGAACTCCTCGTTGATGTCGGATTTGCAAACGGACGAGTTGCCCTTCTTACTGACTAACGTGGCTGTGCCGCCAGAGAACGACTGGTACCCCTACACAAAGGCGATATACTTTGACGAAACCACGCACCTGGCTTTTTTGTCGGTCGCGGATTCTGACGAGCCCTTAAATGCGCCGCAGATAGAATCTGCAACGGGAGCCTTGAATTATATTGCACGTTTGAACAAAGAAAGTGACTGCGATGCATTTGTTGACGATGGGGGTGGAACTGCGGTAGCCCTGGGGAGTAGCTGGGACAATCGAACCTGTTGGATTCCAGTGGTTGCCTTTGGTGATTCGGAAAATCGATGGAACAATTTCCTATTGGCGATGACTGCATTAGAAAACCCTCCGTCTCTAATAATGGATATTGAAGGACACGATGCGCGATTTTTTACACCGCAAAAGTACAACCAAACTTGGGTTTCTAGTTACAAAATGAATTCTACGACGTATCGTCAACAAAGCATTGTTCTAGCAGAGGACAGCCGAACAATTGTGAGCGTGACGGCGACAGCCATACCCCTAAATGAGTTGCCCGACGAGTTCAAAGACAATATCTACACATCCCACGTAACCCGCATGTACGAGTTGGGGCAGGAAGCGGCAAACAAAGACCCAATTGTGGGAACAAGTACTTTCATGCCAATTGCTAGAATTGACCAGTATAGACGGTGTATGGGTGGTGAATGCGAGATCGGAAATCTCTTTACAGATGCTCTGCGATGGTATTCTAGCGCGGATGTGGCATTTGTTTCGAGTGGAGGATTGCGAGGCCAAGGATGGCCGGAAGGAGTTGTTCAAATGTCCAATTTATGGGAATCATTGCCGTTTCCGAATACCCTATGCTCCGGAACCATGACTGGAGTATCGTTATTCAAGCTGTTCAACTATTCTACTAGTGTTGCAAACTTTGAAGTCAAAGAAACAGTTTCGGGGGGACAGCTGCTGCAGGTGTCTGGGGCGCGACTTCGATATAATACGAAACTCCCCCAAGGAGCGTCGCGAATGGTTAGGCTGGAGATTTGGGACAAAAACGCCAATCAGTATGCACCAGTGCAACGCCTCCAATTGTACAAGTTCGCAACCGATAATTTTTTATGCGAAACCAACATACCGTATCCTGAATTGTTGGGGCAAAATTTTTACATCGATGGGGAAGTTCCGGGTGTTGTGCGTGACGATTTACATCAAAACATTGTTGCGGACTATCTTACACAATTGAACACAACTTACCAAGCGACTATTGAGGGACGACTCATCAATGACACTACTGTTCTGGATGCAATGAATTTGGTACAGATCGAAGGAGGCTGTGGACAAGGAACTTATTGGGTTTTTACGCAACAGAGTTGCAAGGTTTGTCCGAATACTGATCAAGTctattttggaaagaaagagCTTGAATTTGCGAGTGAAAGCGGATCGTCGAAACCTGTTGAGGGGCGTTTCGAGATACTGAATAATGCGGGTTTCCCTGTATCGGTGGGTCCCAGATCGTTTCCATTCTGGGTGACTTTGACAGTTTTCTTGTGCAATGGTACGATCCCAATTGATCCAATTCCAGCAGGTGTAACGCGCGTGTTGCAATCCGGCGAGAAATTGACGGTAGGTTTATCTATCTCGTCTGAGCAACTCGAAGCAGGAACAGCGGTTGCGACTGGATCTTTTTCTGTGGTGGATGGCGGGAGCTTTCCTGGATGCATTGGCAATGAAATTTCTTTTGACATTCTCGTTCGTGTGGATCCCAGTCGGGAACTCAATCAGATAGGAGGAATTCGATGGGTTGGCTGGTCGCTATTCATGGTCCTTGTTTTTTCTGCGATGTTCTTTTACACTTGGGTATGCCAGCACGAGCGAATTGCAGTTGTCCGTGCTATGCACCGCTTGTTTCTCAACACGGTTTGCCTAGGCATTGTTGTTTTGGGCTCTGTGTTGATTCCAGTGGGTTTTGACGACGGTGCATTCTCGGAAAACATATGCAACAGCGCGTGTGCTTCAATCCCATGGATCAGCGCAGCAGGGTTGAGTACAATATTTGCAGCTATGTATCGCAAGCTGGGATCGATTGTCGGAAAAAATGAAGATGCTCGTGAATTTCGTGGTCGCCGTGTTGTTTTAACATTTGCCGTTTTCTTTGGCCTAAATGCGTCGATTCTAGTGCCTTGGAGTATTTTAGCCCCATTGCACTGGGATCGAACGCCACTCGTTCAAGAAGAATGGAAGAGCTACGGTCGTTGTTCAACGAGCGATACGTCAAGTTTGGCTTTTGTGGTTATGGCCGGTGTTCTGAATGTGTCGGGATTTGTCTTGATATGCCGGTTGGCTTATAAAGCCCAGCAAATACAAGATAGAAGGGACCAATTCGACCAGGCCAAAAGCATTTCATTGGCCCTGTACAGCTGGATTCAATTAGCAGTCGTGGGAATTCCTGTTCTCTCTCTGATTAGCGCGGAAACCACTCGTGCTCGATATTTTATGATCGTTGCGCTCATCTTCGCCTTGTGTATCTCCATGCTGCTTAGCTTGTTTATTCCGATGCAAATGCAGAAAACGATGCAAAGCGTGCGAACATTGAGTTTAGGCAGTCGCTTCCTGAGCTCATTTCGATCTAGATAA
- a CDS encoding predicted protein codes for MAVPLIVLVLLYQESAAFHPIQPRIAVDHMVLSAAKGFGGKDSSKAKKVDKREKKSMRLIDSLQDKDPNRERSKNKPYVKREHDDLIVSLASVAANTAIGRVVAESAATGTVDADPFWELMPSLISSRFPIISDENLERVAGFVRHTLNKNLPLEDEIIQNEWRPEDEIHAYMPGLGATKPFHDPNSLELCRLMSENYETIRNEYDALVLDIENGGKDRFQSVTSMNYDSGWKTLVLFYNGHRIPNFPYHLCPTTTRILETVPLAGRIAGFNRQQPRSGIPKHTDGNNMWLTCQMGVHVPEDQAAYIRVGPETRRWQAGECLLYDTTYEHETMNEHASQERVVLHVDFFNTLSMTPNEIEVMRYIYSLREEFMRAEGVAKVGAQIL; via the coding sequence ATGGCCGTTCCATTAATTGTGCTAGTCCTTTTATACCAGGAATCGGCGGCATTCCACCCTATTCAACCTCGAATCGCGGTAGACCACATGGTGTTGTCTGCCGCCAAAGGGTTTGGTGGCAAAGACTCCAGCAAAGCAAAGAAGGTAGACAAAAGAGAAAAGAAGTCAATGCGCTTGATTGATTCGTTGCAAGATAAGGATCCAAATCGCGAACGATCCAAAAATAAGCCGTACGTCAAGAGGGAACATGACGATTTAATCGTGTCGTTGGCATCCGTGGCTGCGAACACAGCTATTGGACGCGTGGTGGCGGAATCAGCTGCGACCGGCACAGTAGACGCCGACCCATTTTGGGAGCTTATGCCGTCGTTAATCAGTTCAAGATTTCCCATAATTTCGGACGAGAATCTTGAGCGGGTAGCTGGATTTGTGCGACACACGTTGAATAAGAACTTGCCTTTGGAAGACGAGATTATTCAGAACGAGTGGCGTCCTGAGGACGAAATACACGCATACATGCCGGGACTCGGAGCTACAAAACCATTTCATGATCCAAACTCTCTCGAATTGTGCCGTTTGATGAGTGAAAACTACGAAACTATCCGAAATGAGTATGATGCTTTGGTATTGGATATTGAGAACGGTGGCAAAGATCGTTTTCAGTCGGTTACCAGCATGAACTACGACAGCGGCTGGAAAACTCTCGTCCTCTTCTACAACGGTCATCGCATTCCAAACTTTCCTTACCACCTTTGTCCAACCACCACTCGAATATTGGAAACCGTCCCATTAGCTGGGCGAATTGCTGGCTTCAATCGACAGCAGCCAAGATCGGGCATTCCAAAGCACACGGACGGGAATAATATGTGGCTGACATGTCAAATGGGTGTTCATGTTCCAGAAGATCAAGCAGCCTACATTCGGGTCGGTCCCGAAACTCGACGTTGGCAAGCTGGTGAGTGTTTGCTCTACGACACGACGTATGAACACGAAACCATGAACGAACACGCCTCGCAAGAACGAGTCGTTCTGCATGTGGACTTTTTCAATACGTTGTCCATGACTCCAAATGAAATTGAAGTAATGCGTTACATTTATAGTCTTCGTGAAGAATTTATGAGAGCTGAGGGGGTGGCCAAGGTTGGTGCTCAGATTCTTTAG
- a CDS encoding predicted protein, with protein sequence QTKGTTSFGKRHNKSHTTCRRCGKVSFHIQKSTCSSCGYPSKKMRQYNWGLKAKGRRTTGTGRMRFMKSMTRRFKNGFREGTQAKKQVAN encoded by the coding sequence CAGACTAAGGGTACGACTTCATTCGGAAAGAGACACAACAAGTCTCACACGACCTGCCGCCGGTGCGGAAAGGTATCGTTCCATATCCAAAAGTCTACTTGCTCGTCTTGTGGGTATCCCAGCAAGAAGATGCGACAGTACAACTGGGGACTGAAAGCCAAGGGTCGTCGCACAACCGGAACTGGCCGTATGCGCTTCATGAAGTCCATGACACGCCGATTCAAGAACGGATTCAGAGAGGGCACACAGGCAAAGAAGCAGGTTGCGAACTAA